actgtagatgatgaaatttgcaaagcctttgcgatttgacattgaggaacgttgtttttaaagtattccacaatctttttacgcactctttcacagactggagagcctctgcccatctttacttctgtaGTAGACAGCACATTCCAGGGCCCAGTTTATGGCGGGGCCCCCTCTCTGACCACAATAGTGGACAAAGGTTTGCTGCATTTTGATTGGATCTTGGTGGACTAACATAAGCAAACTGTCCAACGCCATCAGGTAAAGATGCCAGGACAACAGCCAGACACCTCTTAGAGGGCAAGAAGAAGACCTTTGGTAAAAAGCCCGGGAAGGACAGGACTTCTTATTGGTCAAATGCAGTTTCTGCCCTTCACCCACCAACTGACTGATTCCTAAGGTTTTGGACTGTGACTGCCATAAAAATTCCTTAGGACCTCTGGATGCAGCAGCAGTGGCTGAAACAAAGAGAGATCACAAAGTTCCAACCAAATCCATTCATAACTATGTTCTCAAACCTTAAACTGATGcaaactacaacacacacatccTACTTATTTAGAGAAATAAGTATTCTTAGTGACAGCGACGTGTAGTGCAACATCTTACACAAACTCAGCTGTTGATGgacaaatgaatgcatgcatgacAGTTCAATCTTCTTCCATCATGTCTGGACTTAATGTGTTCGTAACATTGCCAAAGGTATTCTGGTTGTGGTTTGCTAAGTGAATGATGCATTGGTAAAACTTTTGTGACACTTTTTTAACTTTGGGTTTGGACTATGCAAATAAGTTCCACAGGAGGAAAGAAGGGTGGGCCACACCGTGTCCCCCCACTCTGAtggaaacagccaatcacagcatggAAATGGAGAAGCGCCAGATTGCAATCTCCTCCTCATCGAAAAGAGATAAAGGTACCTTCCCAAAATACACTCCAAGTTCTGAGTCTTCGAGTTCTGAGTCTGAGTCCTTTTACCAGGAAGACAGCAACAGATCAACCAGTTCTGAGTCTTCGGCCTGTTACAGGGAAGGCAGCAACAGATCAACCAGATCTGAGTCTCCGCCCTGCAAGGGTGAGACACTAACAGATCAACCAAGTTCTGAGTCTCTAGCCCAAAGAGGCagaagacacacagacatctgtAACAAGGTTAAGCTCCAGCGAGCCAACCTTCACTCCAAGGTACCTTGGCTTGCGTGTTCCAGGCTAAGGACCTTCTGCACCTACTCCAGGGCCACATCTGCGTGTTCCAGATTCTAGGACCCTTTGGTGCTCCAGGAGATCAGCATCCTCCAGCGCTTCGTGTTCAAGGCTGTCGAAACGGATTCCTGCTCCTTTCCTCACTGCATTGTTACCAGCACAACCAGTGGATGAAGTCACCGCCACCGGACTGCTAACTCGACCACAGAGAACGTAACTATCACTTATCCAAACCTCTTCCAGAGACCTTGGCATTGTTGTATATTATCAGTAtatgatttttctaatttacattagatattatatagCCGATTGCAGTTTATAGCAAATCTTTCATGTATTTGTTTGATGCATAATAAGGTTCTTCACCTTATTTCTTTCAGAGTAGCAACAGTTTATCTTTCCAGATAACGTAGCTCTGACATTGCAACACCCAACataatcacttgcattttatgcatcTTATGCACTTTATTCCTATTTCATTTATGGTATTCGTTTAGTAGTTGTTGATTACTCTTGtctattttttgttaataaattctattttattacacttgtgtCTTCCTTGTGTTGATGATACAGAAAGACGTTCTATAAGTTAGAGATCCCACCAATCTTTCTTATGTGATGTACTAATAACCACACCTTAAGTGACACGTGATCCAAATATCATAACGTCATTGGTGATGCGAGTACCCATCACTACACCATTTCGCCTCCCTAGGTTGGCGAAAGCAAAAATCACTacacttctgagagactctgcctctctaagacatccctcttatagctaatcatgttacagacctgatgtcaattaacttaaatagttgctagatgttctcccaactaaatcttttgaaaatttcaaaattgtagcaggcatcaaatttgaaatgagctcatttagtggataaaagtgtaaaatttctctgtttaaacatttgttatcttatctatgttctattgtgaataaaatattggctcatgtgatttgcaagtcttttagttttcatttcattcaaatttaaaaaacgtcccaacatttctggaattcgggttgtagaaTGGGGAAAAGGGACAAGAAATAGAAAATCTGAAGAAATTAAACACAGGGCATAAATTTAATAAACCCAGTGCTTGCATCTGGCAAACTGAGAGGCTCAGGAGTGACATTTGGCTGCACCTAATGATTATTAAGATATATATTGATTAATATGTCATGTCTTATTATCCCTTGTTAATcagataaaaattaaaaaaaaattttttacaaaaagttATGAAATCCTGCccatccacacaaacacattaattTATCTGGATTTAATAATGATAACATTTTATACCACATTTCAACAGATGATTTACATTGAAtgctttcataaaaatataactgcttgtgttacattttaaatgtgtagaatttAAAACCTACAATTAATGTCCaatataatgcataataaacatagcaaaatgtatatttcaatCAGAATTATTGCACTCTGTAGTGCACCGTTTGTTTGAGGCACATGCCAGTGCTCCTTCAGTGAAGCCTGTGAAATTTAACGGAGCCTCGCTTGCTGTCAGGATGAGCCTTTATTATGCAAAATGGAGGTACTTGCAGAATATAGAACAATTACAGCTAAGCATATAACTGTAAGATGAAATGTTTCAAACACTTTAAACAGCCCATCTGTCACAACACCTGGCAGCCTCATGAAAGTATTTATAGTTTTCATGTGACATCACACTCTTATAGAAAAGCCCATCTGGAGCACATAATGTACTAAGACAGTGATACTACAAGACCAAACTCAGTATAGACAGTTTGAGGATGCATACGATATACAGGCAAACAAATGAGCCCAGAATTAAGTGCTATAAGAGGACCAAATTCAGTGAAATCACATAAAACAAGCACTACAAAgtaataaaacaacacaaagtatagatataattaatatttaataatgtttacatgtaatagATTAAACctttttcagtttgtttgtaAAAGGAGTCTGAGGTTGTGCTGTGCTCTCGTTGCATTTACACTGTTCTGACCAGCAGATGTCGCCAGCttgttgttttataaattatttgaaattaaataatataaataaatatcatttaaattataaatttaatgtaaatatatttgtgttaaGTCAATGCATTTACAGACCATTGCATTAGTGGTATAATGTGTTTGGAGAGACATTAACAGTGGgttagtgtgtgtatgtgtttgttatATTACACTTTTAAGTGATGCATTCTGCTACAACAGGAACAAAGTGAAATAtgataatactgtatattgGATTTTAGTGCGAATTAATATGCAgtacaaatgaataaacagcAGGTTTGAAATGTCTGACATTGTTTGCTCATTCAGCAGTTAAACTGTGTAACTCTTAAACTGTTAAAGTTCATTTCGAAACAGTACAATTAATAAACATAACAACACTGACCTCACAAAGAAGATCAGAAAGGTTTTGTGGCGACTCTGTTGACTGACTTGTTAAACCCTCATTAAACCCACTTGTTAAAAAAGTTTACTGCACTAATCACATTCCAGACCTCATGAAATTCCAGCATTGCAACCCAGCAATAAACTCTCTgaattttttctcagaattgcgagagtTTATTTATCATACTTCTGTTTTTGTTGGATGGCACAGTGTTGTGAGGACAAATCACCATAAAGAGTTTATGGAGAGAATGCTATCAATGTGTCTCTTTTCACTGACACGGTCACTCTGAAAACCATAAGAAAGGGACAGGAAGAGTTAAGAAAGGACAGAAGGAGAGTGAGAGAATGAAACTGCAGCTGCTGGAAGGGGAAGTACAGATGAGAAGCTTCAATGAAACTGACCTTGAAACAATATCACACTGATATGTTACTATGACACACGCTCAGACCTTGTTACTGTGTTTCCCTCTCATTCATGTGAACTGTTGCTCTGTTACAGGACCTGCGTTACCAGGTTGTGTGACCAGCAGGTCTCATTCTGTCCTTCACGGGCCGTCCTTTCTGCTGCTGTGCCCAATAATGACCCTGATTCCACCACAAAATCACTGCCGTTAGTAGGtacttactgtatatatatatatagctaagAAAATGTCTagtcattttgaaaaatgtgtgtgAACTGGTTTAGCAAGTGAGAACTCAAGTGTCAAAGAATTTTactgaaattattaaaacatgaatCAAGAACACTAATCCcaacataaataattaaaaatgaattaggAAGATCCTGATTACAGCTAATTTTCATTGACTATtgtctttttttacttttacttttatttagcacggatgcattaaattgatcagaagtaactataaagatatgtaaaatgttacaaaatatttctattttaaataaatgctgaacttttgaactatttaaaaaatatatcacggtttccacaaaaatattaagcagcacagctgttctCTACAttgataattagaaatgtttcttgagcatcatattagaatgatttctgaaggatcatgtgacactgaagactgctgaaaattcagctttacatcacaggaagaaaaaaaatatttttttttaacatatattcaaatagaaagcagttatttttcaattgtaataatgattcacaatattactgtttttactgtatttgtatatcaaataaacacagccttgcTGAGCTTGACTTCTTTacgaaacattaaaaaatctcaaCACCCCCAAACCtggaacagtagtgtatataacTCTTTTCATGTTTACACTGCAAATATATCACTACATttcttcatatattttaaatatttaaaattttgtatCTAAAAACAttctaagaacatttttttttttaaattatttgataaTTTGCATAATGGTTTTACCAaaccaaataaatgcacacaatATGATTTTGGTctaaatttttttcatttattttttattaattagcCCACTCTCTGCTCCAAAACACTGCTGTATGATCTCAGTGCAACgtaacaaacacaaacacaaacacaaacacaaacacataataCTGAACAACATCAGCACACTGGCAGATAACGGTCAGTCAAGCACAAGCTCGCATGATTATCTTGTGCGCCTGAGGCCTTCttctgaaatataattacactgaGAGAAGATCAGCATTATTACTGCATGACAGTTGATATGTGCAGGCTCTAGTGTGGCTGAAGTGGGATGACACTGTGTATGTTAATGGCATATGGGTGCTCTGCAGTGTAGTATGGACTTGACTTGAATGATTCTCTAGCATCATGACAGAGCGaacactactgtgtgtgtgtgtgtgtgtgtgtgcgtgtgcgtgagtgtgtgtagGGCAGTGCTGTCTGTATCCGATCATTTGCTAGTGCTGGCCAGGATATTAAATGACACTTTCATATAACAGTGTGTTTTTATTCTCTTCTGCCTTTGGTAGAAGTCTGGCTTCATTCTCAGGTGGAAGGAACTCGAGGTGATGTCGACCCCAGATAGGTGTCGTCAGATGCTGCCAACGCTGAACAGAGAAACACAGAGTCACACAAACTGAACACCGCTGCATCAGACAACAGATTCATACAACTACTGCTGAGTAACTAGAAGTCATTTGGCATCAAATAAGTTatcagtaaataaaacaaattatactaaaaaaaagagttttgttacttaaaactaaataaacattaactgaaataaaagtatacTACTTTACGTACTAAAACTACTTCAGATCATGAGTAGCTTTTAGTCTGATATGCTCCAGAGTAGTTTTTTGCATGATAAGCAAAgtagcaacacacacacacgacagtCGTACCTCCATGAGAGAGCCTTTGCAGTGCAGCAGTTTGTAGAGGACGGTGACAGGAATGCAAAGCATTGATGAGAGAGCGAGAAACCAGCCCAGCACCTCACCCCACCACGGGTACACATACACCGCATTATACACTAATCGCTTGTAGTTGaccacatgaaaaaagaaaacaccctgccaaacacacaaacaccctTTTAATACCCTCTCAAGAACATGAAACCCCATGCTGATCCATTACTGCATGAAAAACCCACCATACACACTACCGGAGTGACATAAGACCAGCACCACTTCATATACGGCAGAGGACGATAGCCAATCATACAGGCCACATTGTCCATGAAGCGATCAGCACCTTCAGAGAGAGTCAGAGACTGAGAGTGAGGTGTTTTTATGGGTTAACACAAAGACTCTGTATGTGTATCTGCATGTTCGCCATGATTTTCCCAGGTACGAGACGTTCCTGAATCAATACACTTGTTGGAATGGGAGAACATTCATATAAAACAGGGCTTCTCAAACTTTGTAGCAGCCGAACCCCTTCAATgcaaatatttacttcaaatatgcgtgaaattttaagttagtatttcagtaatttaacatacatttgcatattcCCAGCAAGGTTGTTAtagtcaacttaaaataaaaccataaaaaatgttacttgaattaaaataaatgttaattgaaataaaataatttttttaatgtagttgccaaagcagcatctatcattttcatttagtttcatttgatgtactaaattaactaaaacataaagaaatgtaataaaaaattatgtagacatataatatatatatatatatattataataatataaatatttatggaATGGGGTCGTGGCATATGGGTAAACATGAATTATTTTAGGGTTTGGTATGTTTTTtagtaaaagttttattttggttgattgttttgattttaaaatggtacatatatatatatatatatatatatatatatatggagagagcgagagagagctgCACAATTTgtccaaattttttttattgtgattatGTTGTCATATATTGTAATTGCAATTTGAACTGTGATATGACAATTCATTTCATATGAAAATGTCTCATATTGCTACTGCTGAAACACCAGACACAAAGAACAAAGACTCTACAGCTAAtggaaataattaattttaagggTGTTAATACCTGGGTTCAGTCTTTACAAGAAACaactatatacaaatatttatgtCTTAAATTATTAACTTTCAAACATTCAAACCAGGACAAATGCAGtaaatttaatcttttaaatttttaattgaaatttaaataaaaaaaagttaatcttGCACACATTGCATTCCTAAATGTTAAGCTCTGAAACTGGACatgtgtaaatgaacacagtgccgCATTTCACTCTGAAACACTGAGCACAACTGATTATATAATTCTTTAATGAAATCGCAGCCTGTGATTTAATAGGAGACAGCACCATTTCAGTTCTATTTATCGAATGATTGTGCAGCCCCATTAGCTTCAATCAAATGTTACATTTGCAGTTCCCTCATAAACCCCCGTTTTGGAAACACTGCTAATTTTAGGGTCGGGTTTGGGGTTTCCTGGCTAGTTTAACCAAGCAAGACTTCTTCAGTTAACCAGCATCTTCAGCTTCACTGTTCCAAAGCTAAACCACCATAAACCAGTCTGGACCATCAAGGAAATTCCAACTGGTCTTTAAAGCAGGATTGAATTTTTGTTAGAATTACGTTTGCTAGGAATGTTGTTGCAGGaccaacaaaatatgttgattCAGGAACAGGTcctacttggcaaaatcacagTCCCGGTGTTTGCATGGCAACAGATTTTTACCATACACCCAGGCAACCACCACACACTCCCAGAAGGCTTGCCAGAGCAGAGTAATCCCACTCGCGGAGTAATAATCAAACAGCTGAAACACATACATCCCTCCCTGTACAGAGAGAGAACGTAACCAAAAACACAATCAGGAAACTGATATGAACTCTATTGTATGATATACCTCACCGTCAGCCTCAGACGTACCTGTGTTACCATGGAAAGATCAATAGTAAAACAGGTAAAGCAGCATATTGCCACAATAACTTCACGACGCTGAGAGCCGAGGAATGACTTTGGGGGCAGCATGTCCATTATTCCAGTAATAAAGCCTTCAACACCAACAaactgagagagaaaaaggaATCTATCTGAGAAATATGTGGGCAACAAGGACATCTGAATGTGTCTGACCTTGTCAAACATTGTTGCTAATCTAAGAGTGCTACGGCTAATCCAAGGCATTGTGTGAACATTAAGGCGCCGTTCACACAGGATGTGTTCTTGCATTCCTGTgctattttttaatttgctttacGTACACATGCGTCACACTGACAGAGATTACATAGCCGGACGTTGGTGGGCTGCTGTACTGTTGCTGGCTAATATATCTTCCTACTTGACTTTAACATGCAAAATTTCTGCATTTCATCACTGCATGTAAGGTTACACTTgagaaaaagaagtgtgcttaattgtactgaatgtgcacttgtaatgtatttcaaatcttaaaggtacattaaaaaaaatgacttgcagataatataagaTTAATGAATTAAAAGGCTACTTAAGTGTCCTTAAACAGAGTTCACTTTCATGACTatctatgtttccatccacccatttttatgcgcattttggaatagcacatttaaaaaaaatgctggatggACACGCCAAGATgcgcataaattctaaaaatacacataaaaaaaatacacataaaaaaactaaactttttatccgataagaaaaaataaactacgatgaaaacaaatttatttactgaattaattcaattaattaaataggCATCAAAAAAGACATCATATATGAAAATTACTATATGTAAttgttagtgctgtcaaactatccaaaataaaagtttttgtttacataatatatgtgtgtgtactgtgtatattattatgtatacataaatacacacacatacagtatatactttgaaaatatttacatgtttacacattcatattcttatattttatattatatataaatatatttaatatataaacgacATATAcaagtgtttgtatttatatatttacactcaagtgtactacaagttaTTCTTTAAACAGaaagaagttattttaaaaaaaaaaaatctaaatacacacatacacatttaaatagtaatttaGACAGCaaattttatagtatatatagtttatattttatttataagtatatttatattttatttataaatacttgtcagtacattcagcaaaaccatatttcaaacagaattaattatgaaattagatataaagatgtacttaagtcctacttaagtgggtcaaaaaagcaatctaattgcatttaatataaatttacactataatatattttcatttaattgcaattaacatgcaagtaagtgtctgaaaacactccttatattattttaaaatattttttaaagtctattatttacataagtactctatttaaatgtaatgctaaagtgtacttaagttgtaagttaaagctgctttgctgaagttcaaattaaaaatagattaaaaaaaagaaacctttTGTTTGATTTCTATGTGCTCCACCTTGCTGTTTTTGAGCCCAAGAACGCACCCTGTGTGAAGTAGTTTAAGATACAGTTCAGACAATGAGTTTTTCAGATAACTTTCTATCAGACCATTCCATATAAAATGGATTGTAACAATTTAATCAGTTTGATCACTCGCTTACTGAAAATAGCAGTAGGACTTTTCAAATCTTTGTCATAATTGAGTGGGTGGAGCCTCACCTGACTGTCCAATCCCAACACCAGAAGCATGAGAAAGAACAGCACCGCCCACAGCGGCGCTAAAGGCATGAGCGACACTGCTTTAGGATAGGCAATAAATGCTAAACCAGGACCTGAGAAAAACAAGACCCACATGTTTATGTACCACGGCATGGTATGGTATTCCAAGGTGTTTAAAGAATACAATGGCACTATTATAGTACCATGTCCAAAAATCTACTGTAGTAGTATGGTATGTTTTGTTCAGGCAGTCAAGGAGAATGAAGGAACGGAGAGTGTGATGAGGACAGAGGTATATCTCACCACTTTCTGCCACATTGCTGATGTCGACGCCTTGTTCGGACGCCATGAATCCCAAAACTGAGAAAACCACAAATCCTGCAAAGAAGCTTGTGCCGCTGTTTATGAGAGCCAGAACGAATGCATCCCTgcagtgggagagagagaaatcatCGTGGGATTAGCATGTAGCAGAACACACAGTGCACAGGGTTAAACTGGGTGAATGTTGAACTCATGCGACCTCTGATCTCTGATCTGATCACatgcatgcaaacacacacgcacTACACTGGCCCACAGGGATGCTGAGGATTATGAAGCCATAcagaaaaaacactgaaaaaacatTTTGGCCGGGAGGCCTTTGTTTcgttactgtgtttatttacagacaaaacaacaacacaataaCACACATGCAGTGAGGTCCAAAAGTCTGAAACGTTGTTAGACTGATCATATAATTTGCAgtgaaaaattcatatcattTATAGTGAAAATTACTATGTTATAtactacattattttttatttaaaacagtttttctttgatgaacagaaagttcaatgaaaaacatttattttttgtaacattataaatgactttacatcacttttgatcagtttaatgtatacctgctgaataaaagtattaatttattactgttttcaacactaataataataataaatgtttcttgagcagcaaatcagcatattagactgatttctgaaggatcatgtgacactaaagactggagtaatgatgctgaaaattcagctttgattacaataaattacattttaaaatatattcaaatagaaaacagctattttaaactgttataatatatttatagatattttgctgagtgtgttattgtgctggtatcttaaggactaccgtggacagctgactcctaatgttttttatattcttcatattctgtgtggtggtcagttcacactgatagaaattaatattttccaataagtttaaacagatttttacattttatgggcattttttacctttataaagctatttttctaaaagtgtgcattatcttttgagtcaaagtcttacatttaatcagtgattgagaataataagacatttgggctgttaccaagcacatgaaaattcatctttgcaatgcagggGAAACGCAGAAGCAGCATCTGAAGAGGCAttcagatgtatttacacactacTGTTTAGTGCAGAACATGAAAGAATTTtacctgcaattacaaatgcataaataatgttttgatataataaacataaaacgttgaatactgttattttaaattatttaaataataaaaataaactttaaaggggacctattacgCCCCCTTCatacaagatgtaaaataagtctctgatgtcgtatatgtgaagttttagctcaaaataccccacaaaaattgttttatagCTTGTAAAAATTGCCACTTTTAGAGTATGAGTCAAAACTACCACATTACTATTTAAGATAATTCTGATagcacttgaaggcagcatcagTGAAAATAGGCAGAGACAATGGTAGCTTTAGCAATTAAAAGTGCCAAGTggcaatttggaaaacaaacgCATGATACTTACTTTGTCTGGAGCTGATGTTTACGCACAAAGCGTTGGTATTGATTCCTAAACATTTTGGGGACGTTACCGATTTTTTCCGGGATATTTCCTTCgaaaatgaaatttaaccaCAGTGTCCTCGGCTCAGATGAGGGGAGATTATGGCGACTCCTATGTTCATTAgtgcatcccaaaacacaacacttgtaaAGCCTCGTTGGCGCTGACATTGTATATATCTCCAGTAATGGCGGACTGCAGCTTCTCATTCAGGgctgtgtttatgctaataGGGCAGAGAGTGTCACAAATGGGCGGGACTTTTTCCCCTCGGTGACGTGAACAGAGGGAGAATCTGAAACAGCTCATtttggttttataaaaaaattagttggtggatttttaacattataggctggttgttttcacacactgcagccacacaactgtgttcaaacatcttataaaagtgatttttgcgtaataggtcccctttaaatatgaaattaaaaccgccagcaggtggcagcaagtcactgctaataagtgagtcattgtgattgaaccgaatcatttaaacgggtgattcattcaggaacgaaacactgtcatgttcctcagagatgcaaaacagcgttgtggctgtgtttggaattatttttgttgtcgaaatagagcaaaaacaggcaatatggtgtctaaaatgtaagtttcttaattaacttcttgttttttgaaaatcaatATTACGTTTGTATTCATGGTAATTTTTGGAGAAAGAAACGGCACTCTTtgtaaatgatataaatatttacattttctgtccccatatcttgaattttgtgatcattgtaaatgtattttaatagactgaatcatgcagtgaaagaacacactctaaaaATGAGCAAACGCACTAGTCTAGACCTAGACTAGACGTAggggtgttttgaatggtttttgcaaaatactcgataatgtcaaattgcacatcgttaaaacaacaattacgataatTATATTATcacagacgatatatatcgcacacccctacctGTACCTACTatatacacaaaaaaattataattaattaaataatagtaataatataataataataataataataataataataattaaataattattgctttactaatttaaaaaaaatcatattatataatggaataaatattatgttacattaaatattagaaatgtttaaataaagtacttttgttaaaaatgttgacATAAACATGTCTCAGATTCATTTACAGTCCTCACGTCCATCTATACATTATGCAAATCAATTGAAATTCACACTAATCTACTCTTACACAGTATAATGATCAcaaatttgaaatataacaTTATGCAATtatccctgtgtgtgtgtgtgtgatattttgCTCACTGGTAACAGTTGTTGTTGAATCGGTTGTAGCTCCCAAGAGCTGTCAGGGCCCCCAGACCGATAGCATAAGAAaagaagatctgtgtggcagcATCAATCCATACCTGCCATCATAATCATCATGACAACAAGAATTATAAAACCATGTCACTTGTCTCtagtttttgctttaaaaatacAGTGCACGAGTCAATCTTTGTTTACTGTTGGATCTTAGTGCTGTTTACTCTTGAAAGCACTTGCATATTTTACTTGACCAGCCAGAAATATAAAGTCTGTAGCATGTTTTGAgataaattatgaaataaataaataattaaataagtacAAATTTTTGTTGTCCCATTGTTTTCGTCAGATTTGATTCACAATTTATTTGGGCCaaaataattcttaaaaaaaaaacattattactgttttgataatacttaacattatatttttatttatgaaatgtttaattGCTGAGACATGGTTTGCAACATAGAATCTCGT
This sequence is a window from Onychostoma macrolepis isolate SWU-2019 chromosome 23, ASM1243209v1, whole genome shotgun sequence. Protein-coding genes within it:
- the si:ch211-117c9.5 gene encoding sodium- and chloride-dependent creatine transporter 1 isoform X3, which translates into the protein METGDPNTDLGHSERQTWSRQMDFIMSCVGFAVGLGNVWRFPYLCYKNGGGVFLIPYILMVFVGGVPVFFLEIALGQFMKQGGVATWNIAPLFKGLGLASMVIVFFCNTYYIMVLVWGLYFLAHSFTSPLPWATCGHEWNTVNCTTNFSRACFNQSLSPSLPNVSSPNTSASCLEHTGLRSSVMEFWERKVLRLSGGLDEVGDINGYMVLCLLATWVIVYFCIWKGVKSAGKVVYFTAVFPYLVLVVLFVHGVSLPGAINGIIYYLKPNWSKLSEAQVWIDAATQIFFSYAIGLGALTALGSYNRFNNNCYQDAFVLALINSGTSFFAGFVVFSVLGFMASEQGVDISNVAESGPGLAFIAYPKAVSLMPLAPLWAVLFFLMLLVLGLDSQFVGVEGFITGIMDMLPPKSFLGSQRREVIVAICCFTCFTIDLSMVTQGGMYVFQLFDYYSASGITLLWQAFWECVVVAWVYGADRFMDNVACMIGYRPLPYMKWCWSYVTPVVCMGVFFFHVVNYKRLVYNAVYVYPWWGEVLGWFLALSSMLCIPVTVLYKLLHCKGSLMERWQHLTTPIWGRHHLEFLPPENEARLLPKAEENKNTLLYESVI
- the si:ch211-117c9.5 gene encoding sodium- and chloride-dependent creatine transporter 1 isoform X2; its protein translation is MSPEEHFSNDGGTCEDESQEEAEVARPLVSETEGSSTEVAEPSVCTGLMETGDPNTDLGHSERQTWSRQMDFIMSCVGFAVGLGNVWRFPYLCYKNGGGVFLIPYILMVFVGGVPVFFLEIALGQFMKQGGVATWNIAPLFKGLGLASMVIVFFCNTYYIMVLVWGLYFLAHSFTSPLPWATCGHEWNTVNCTTNFSRACFNQSLSPSLPNVSSPNTSASCLEHTGLRSSVMEFWERKVLRLSGGLDEVGDINGYMVLCLLATWVIVYFCIWKGVKSAGKVVYFTAVFPYLVLVVLFVHGVSLPGAINGIIYYLKPNWSKLSEAQVWIDAATQIFFSYAIGLGALTALGSYNRFNNNCYQDAFVLALINSGTSFFAGFVVFSVLGFMASEQGVDISNVAESGPGLAFIAYPKAVSLMPLAPLWAVLFFLMLLVLGLDSQFVGVEGFITGIMDMLPPKSFLGSQRREVIVAICCFTCFTIDLSMVTQGGMYVFQLFDYYSASGITLLWQAFWECVVVAWVYGADRFMDNVACMIGYRPLPYMKWCWSYVTPVVCMGVFFFHVVNYKRLVYNAVYVYPWWGEVLGWFLALSSMLCIPVTVLYKLLHCKGSLMERWQHLTTPIWGRHHLEFLPPENEARLLPKAEENKNTLLYESVI
- the si:ch211-117c9.5 gene encoding sodium- and chloride-dependent creatine transporter 1 isoform X5, yielding MVFVGGVPVFFLEIALGQFMKQGGVATWNIAPLFKGLGLASMVIVFFCNTYYIMVLVWGLYFLAHSFTSPLPWATCGHEWNTVNCTTNFSRACFNQSLSPSLPNVSSPNTSASCLEHTGLRSSVMEFWERKVLRLSGGLDEVGDINGYMVLCLLATWVIVYFCIWKGVKSAGKVVYFTAVFPYLVLVVLFVHGVSLPGAINGIIYYLKPNWSKLSEAQVWIDAATQIFFSYAIGLGALTALGSYNRFNNNCYQDAFVLALINSGTSFFAGFVVFSVLGFMASEQGVDISNVAESGPGLAFIAYPKAVSLMPLAPLWAVLFFLMLLVLGLDSQFVGVEGFITGIMDMLPPKSFLGSQRREVIVAICCFTCFTIDLSMVTQGGMYVFQLFDYYSASGITLLWQAFWECVVVAWVYGADRFMDNVACMIGYRPLPYMKWCWSYVTPVVCMGVFFFHVVNYKRLVYNAVYVYPWWGEVLGWFLALSSMLCIPVTVLYKLLHCKGSLMERWQHLTTPIWGRHHLEFLPPENEARLLPKAEENKNTLLYESVI